A section of the Passer domesticus isolate bPasDom1 chromosome 17, bPasDom1.hap1, whole genome shotgun sequence genome encodes:
- the HIC2 gene encoding hypermethylated in cancer 2 protein — protein MELPNHAKQLLLQLNQQRAKGFLCDVIIVVENALFRAHKNILAASSMYFKSLVLHDNLINLDTDMVNPTVFRQILDFIYTGKLLTTDQPGEQNFNALLTAASYLQLHDLAALCRKKLKRNGKSFAGKAGGLGVGRSARSQRLSTASVIQARYSGSNEGLKGSHSKELSKGKLSDDEVFISSSNQENCHSLSRGTSKNGGGSSSANGSTGDQELGLDLSKKSPSLPVAASHDDTQHSESQHGSPQSASAPAANSASSFDESGVGAPHSMADSSDPMEMDLSEECHHSLTESSQRKGLRHSSRKKEWIKKDNAFDRKEGGKDRDEGEGLPNGILLGPLSKSVERSLAGAYGADLPYPCKEEVENGKENSDDSGQSESESGGHTSANYVYRQEGFEPVAYGDNLYVCIPCGKGFPSSEQLNAHVETHTEEDLYIKEEGTYGSKDEAEDLSNPNQSYAAESRPFKCSVCEKSYKDPATLRQHEKTHWLTRPFPCNICGKMFTQRGTMTRHMRSHLGLKPFACEECGMRFTRQYRLTEHMRVHSGEKPYECQLCGGKFTQQRNLISHLRMHTSPT, from the coding sequence ATGGAACTGCCAAATCATGCCAAACAACTGCTACTGCAGCTGAACCAGCAACGAGCCAAAGGTTTCCTCTGTGATGTGATCATTGTGGTAGAAAATGCCCTGTTTCGTGCCCATAAGAACAtcctggcagccagcagcatgTATTTCAAATCCCTTGTCCTGCATGACAACTTGATAAACTTAGACACGGACATGGTGAACCCCACCGTGTTCCGGCAGATCTTGGACTTTATTTATACTGGCAAGCTCTTAACGACTGACCAGCCTGGTGAACAGAACTTTAATGCTCTCCTCACCGCAGCAAGCTACCTCCAACTGCACGACCTGGCAGCTCTCTGCAGAAAGAAGCTGAAGCGGAACGGCAAGTCCTTTGCTGGCAAGGCCGGTGGCCTTGGTGTTGGGAGATCTGCCAGGAGTCAGAGACTTTCCACTGCTTCAGTCATCCAAGCTCGCTATTCAGGGTCAAATGAGGGGTTGAAGGGCTCGCACTCAAAGGAGCTGTCAAAGGGAAAGCTCTCTGATGACGAGGTCTTCATCAGCAGCTCCAACCAAGAGAACTGTCACTCCTTAAGCAGGGGAACCAGCAAGAACGGTGGTGGGAGCAGCAGTGCGAATGGGAGCACCGGTGACCAGGAGCTAGGCCTTGACCTCTCCAAAAAAAGCCCCTCGCTCCCTGTCGCGGCCTCCCACGATGACACGCAGCACAGCGAAAGCCAGCATGGCTCTCCCCAAtctgcctcagcccctgcagccaaCAGTGCCTCATCGTTTGACGAGTCTGGCGTCGGAGCCCCCCACAGCATGGCGGACAGCAGCGACCCCATGGAGATGGATCTGAGCGAGGAGTGCCACCACTCACTGACAGAGAGCAGCCAGCGCAAGGGCCTCCGGCACTCGTCCCGCAAGAAGGAGTGGATCAAGAAAGACAACGCCTTTGACCGAAAGGAAGGGGGCAAAGACAGGGACGAGGGTGAAGGGCTGCCCAATGGTATCCTGCTGGGGCCCTTGTCCAAGTCTGTGGAGAGGAGTCTGGCCGGGGCCTACGGGGCAGACCTGCCCTACCCATGTAAGGAGGAGGTAGAAAACGGTAAGGAGAACAGTGACGACAGTGGCCAGAGTGAGAGTGAGAGCGGCGGCCATACCAGTGCCAACTATGTCTACCGGCAGGAGGGGTTTGAGCCAGTGGCCTATGGTGACAACCTGTATGTCTGCATCCCCTGTGGCAAAGGCTTCCCGAGCTCTGAGCAGCTCAATGCCCACGTGGAAACGCACACCGAGGAAGACCTTTACATCAAGGAGGAAGGCACATACGGCAGCAAGGATGAAGCTGAGGATTTGTCCAACCCCAATCAGTCCTACGCTGCGGAGTCCCGGCCCTTCAAGTGCTCAGTGTGTGAGAAGAGCTACAAGGATCCAGCCACACTGCGGCAGCACGAGAAGACTCACTGGCTGACGCGGCCCTTCCCTTGCAACATCTGCGGCAAGATGTTCACGCAGCGTGGCACCATGACACGGCACATGCGCAGCCACTTGGGGCTCAAGCCCTTTGCttgtgaggaatgtgggatgCGCTTTACCCGGCAGTACCGACTAACAGAGCATATGCGTGTCCACTCAGGAGAAAAACCTTACGAATGTCAACTGTGTGGTGGGAAATTCACCCAGCAGCGCAATCTGATCAGCCACCTGCGAATGCATACCTCTCCCACATAA